Proteins from a genomic interval of Nostoc sp. TCL240-02:
- the cas6 gene encoding CRISPR system precrRNA processing endoribonuclease RAMP protein Cas6, protein MLINSTWTLSVSEPTILPRSYNLELVKILHNQIGLQIGSEKISSTSFSGICGHFFTKQDFIAFEPQEFYHLSLSGLKEDSSKAIAGLNLNESLELLGAKFNIINREDKITSYEELYTKLVANEPEPVRRFDLQFTTPTAFGQSRGSLPLPLPSLMFNSWLERWNNFAPVYLGGDELITYLNNALFIKHHRIQTRSVQMYKGYINGFMGEVTLQIFNRADSLLANVADLLVQYAEFAGTGMKTRLGMGQTTVNINH, encoded by the coding sequence ATGCTAATTAATTCAACGTGGACATTAAGTGTATCTGAACCAACTATCCTACCGCGTTCTTACAATTTAGAACTCGTCAAAATATTACATAATCAAATAGGATTACAAATTGGCAGTGAAAAAATTTCTTCCACATCATTCTCTGGCATATGCGGTCATTTTTTCACAAAACAGGATTTTATCGCTTTTGAACCCCAAGAATTTTATCACCTATCTTTATCTGGATTAAAAGAAGACTCAAGTAAAGCTATTGCTGGACTAAATCTCAACGAGTCCCTGGAATTACTTGGTGCTAAATTTAATATTATCAACCGTGAAGATAAAATTACCAGCTACGAAGAACTTTATACTAAATTAGTCGCAAATGAACCTGAACCAGTACGTCGATTTGATTTGCAATTTACAACTCCAACAGCCTTTGGACAATCTAGGGGTAGCCTACCTTTACCGCTACCTTCTTTAATGTTCAACAGTTGGTTGGAACGCTGGAATAATTTTGCTCCAGTTTATCTAGGTGGTGACGAACTAATCACTTATTTAAATAATGCCTTATTTATTAAACATCATCGAATCCAAACGCGCAGTGTCCAGATGTATAAAGGTTATATAAATGGATTTATGGGGGAAGTAACACTGCAAATCTTTAATCGTGCAGATTCTTTGCTTGCGAATGTAGCTGATTTACTAGTTCAATATGCCGAATTTGCAGGAACTGGGATGAAAACAAGATTAGGAATGGGACAGACAACAGTAAACATAAATCATTAA
- the csm5 gene encoding type III-A CRISPR-associated RAMP protein Csm5, whose translation MLASIALKKPEVYESKKIQLTSPILHIGSSVSRLNPFEYVQTSKKVYLPNQEALAKALHKKGGRYLNDYIQAISDRQDISNLLKDAFGEQWWSTTDANGELIFPKNAISQKLTDERITDLRPMIRNGMGQLYIPGSSIKGAIRTAIAYYLLKHGDRYNVPKNQKVSEIEKKLRSRLGELGNKHKQKFADDDLFMETLFSEYTLTYQDKRYNGSSQNTDFLRALSVSDCAPLIEGKITTKKGQLIPINLPIVAEVIVSSRFPDYLAKYRASLYVEMVRNVQTTFTLTLDTKMLDWFKHKQGMKLPFHNLEELIQICQEFSQEQWDYEHDYWNDIENNPRAAGRNLDFNSIRQFYEPEECPYTMRLGWGSGMTGTTVGLLFDGELRADIRDTCGLKAPQFEAPKSRRTVVNPNGEIKFVAGWVKFKNL comes from the coding sequence ATGCTTGCCTCTATTGCCCTCAAAAAGCCCGAAGTTTATGAGTCAAAAAAGATACAGCTAACTAGCCCGATCTTGCATATTGGTTCGTCTGTATCGAGGTTAAACCCCTTTGAATACGTGCAAACATCAAAAAAAGTTTACCTTCCCAACCAAGAAGCCCTTGCTAAAGCCCTTCATAAGAAAGGTGGTAGATATCTTAATGACTACATCCAAGCAATTAGCGATCGCCAAGATATCAGCAATCTGCTCAAAGATGCCTTCGGGGAACAGTGGTGGAGTACAACCGATGCAAATGGAGAGTTGATTTTCCCGAAAAACGCCATTAGCCAAAAGCTGACAGACGAACGCATCACCGATTTGCGTCCGATGATTCGCAATGGGATGGGACAGCTATATATCCCCGGTTCGTCGATTAAAGGGGCAATTAGAACTGCGATCGCATATTACTTGCTCAAACATGGCGATCGCTACAACGTACCCAAAAATCAAAAAGTTAGCGAAATCGAAAAAAAATTACGCAGCAGATTAGGAGAACTCGGTAATAAACACAAGCAAAAGTTTGCTGATGACGACCTTTTTATGGAGACTTTATTTTCAGAATATACTCTTACATATCAAGATAAAAGATATAACGGCAGCAGTCAAAACACTGATTTTCTCAGAGCGTTGAGCGTCAGTGATTGCGCTCCTTTAATTGAAGGTAAGATTACTACTAAAAAAGGACAATTAATTCCTATTAATTTACCCATCGTTGCTGAAGTAATTGTATCCAGTCGCTTCCCTGACTATCTCGCAAAATATAGAGCATCTCTTTATGTTGAAATGGTACGAAATGTTCAGACAACATTTACTTTGACACTCGATACAAAAATGCTTGATTGGTTCAAACACAAACAAGGAATGAAATTACCATTTCACAATCTAGAAGAACTTATCCAAATTTGCCAGGAGTTTAGCCAAGAACAATGGGATTATGAACATGATTACTGGAATGATATCGAAAATAATCCTCGTGCAGCAGGAAGAAACTTAGATTTTAATTCTATTCGCCAATTTTATGAACCTGAAGAATGTCCCTATACTATGCGATTAGGTTGGGGTAGTGGGATGACAGGAACAACGGTAGGTTTATTATTTGACGGTGAATTACGAGCGGATATCCGCGATACTTGCGGGTTAAAAGCACCGCAATTTGAAGCACCTAAATCTCGTCGTACTGTAGTTAATCCCAATGGGGAAATTAAGTTTGTAGCAGGGTGGGTGAAATTTAAAAATCTATAA
- the csm4 gene encoding type III-A CRISPR-associated RAMP protein Csm4, with amino-acid sequence MGKWQLVKLNFGQSSVHFGELGIGMEESKERVRSDTLFSAWVSNYARLFGKKPVEELLAKFLQPKPPMRISSTFIYREGKNNTKNNTIFYLPRPLKFPTNYPHGGDLDSEKDDLAFFKTYKSLNYLPLDIWHRWYQGEGFTTEDAQDLIDKTKGNAKGKLKQAGTFDYKEAFKNHKLPKVAIDRTTSATNFYHTGYVQFDWEQNGSGIKSLSGLYFLVYFEDNNPQLIAELKAALDLLGEQGIGGERSSGAGLFQAEWLDLKDASSSWENVVKPLDKSAYQCLISLFWDDDKSILEQLIIDNSYSNYEVQERGGWFSDGNIRRQMVRMFVEGSVFPIEPPGKLADVTPSEFKAHKIYRSGIGLSLPIKVQI; translated from the coding sequence ATGGGTAAATGGCAACTTGTCAAACTTAACTTCGGACAGTCAAGCGTCCATTTTGGTGAGTTGGGTATTGGTATGGAAGAGTCAAAAGAACGAGTACGTTCGGATACTTTATTTAGTGCTTGGGTGAGCAATTACGCACGGCTATTTGGGAAAAAACCAGTTGAAGAATTGTTGGCAAAGTTTCTTCAACCCAAGCCCCCGATGCGAATAAGTTCGACCTTTATCTACCGCGAAGGCAAAAATAATACCAAAAATAACACTATTTTCTACCTTCCCCGCCCCTTGAAATTTCCAACTAATTACCCACATGGTGGAGATTTGGATAGCGAAAAAGATGATTTAGCGTTCTTTAAAACCTATAAATCCCTCAATTATTTACCGCTTGATATTTGGCATCGCTGGTATCAAGGAGAAGGCTTTACGACAGAAGATGCTCAAGACTTGATTGATAAAACCAAAGGAAATGCTAAAGGCAAACTCAAACAAGCAGGTACGTTTGATTATAAAGAAGCATTCAAAAATCATAAACTACCTAAAGTTGCCATAGATAGAACAACCAGCGCCACCAATTTTTACCATACGGGATACGTACAATTCGATTGGGAGCAAAATGGTAGCGGTATCAAAAGCTTATCCGGTCTGTATTTCTTAGTATATTTCGAGGATAACAACCCACAACTTATCGCAGAATTGAAAGCAGCACTGGATTTATTGGGGGAACAAGGAATTGGGGGAGAACGTTCAAGCGGTGCGGGACTATTCCAAGCTGAATGGTTGGATTTAAAGGATGCTTCCTCTAGTTGGGAAAATGTCGTCAAACCTTTAGATAAATCCGCTTATCAGTGCTTGATTAGCTTATTTTGGGATGATGATAAATCTATCCTTGAGCAATTAATTATAGATAATTCTTACAGCAACTACGAAGTACAAGAACGGGGTGGATGGTTTTCTGATGGAAATATTCGCCGCCAGATGGTAAGGATGTTTGTAGAAGGTTCGGTATTTCCAATTGAACCACCGGGCAAACTAGCCGATGTAACCCCCAGTGAATTTAAAGCACACAAAATATATCGTAGTGGTATTGGTTTAAGTCTTCCTATCAAAGTACAAATCTAA
- the csm3 gene encoding type III-A CRISPR-associated RAMP protein Csm3: MPASLEQKSLFGKFILKSQIEVKTGLHIGGGGENLDIGGLDKPVIRDPLTQYPYLPGSSIKGKLRSITERLLNKPLNRTGGSGTYRYESDDLEDGITEIDGLMIPYEGAFTCQISRLFGSTGGTKFWMPTAVAQKAGLYVPPEPGKSDETPKKTIQGQSYVQINRGRNCPARLIVRDSHLLPQSAEQLKKVDTGLFMTEWKFENGIDRVTAAANPRQFERVPAGSIFEFELVYTVENSEQAIEDLKNIAIALAILEDDALGGHGSRGYGKVEFKKFNFFYRDLEYYRRITNTPSDGSEREEIPSANNIQELLDNFTGLSQNIQHRLSGS; the protein is encoded by the coding sequence ATGCCTGCATCATTAGAACAAAAATCTTTATTTGGTAAATTTATCCTGAAAAGCCAAATTGAAGTCAAAACTGGATTACATATTGGTGGAGGTGGTGAAAACCTGGATATCGGCGGACTCGATAAACCAGTTATCCGTGACCCTTTAACGCAGTATCCCTACCTTCCCGGTTCTTCAATTAAAGGGAAATTGCGCTCAATTACAGAGAGATTATTAAATAAACCTCTCAATCGTACTGGGGGAAGCGGCACTTATCGTTATGAAAGCGATGATTTAGAAGACGGAATTACGGAAATTGATGGGTTAATGATTCCTTATGAAGGAGCGTTCACTTGCCAAATTAGTCGTCTATTTGGCTCAACGGGTGGAACAAAATTTTGGATGCCGACTGCTGTTGCCCAAAAAGCAGGACTATACGTTCCTCCTGAACCCGGCAAATCTGACGAAACGCCCAAGAAAACTATCCAAGGTCAAAGCTATGTTCAAATCAATCGTGGTCGTAACTGTCCAGCACGCTTAATTGTCCGTGATTCCCATTTATTACCCCAATCAGCCGAACAACTCAAAAAAGTAGACACAGGTCTATTTATGACCGAATGGAAATTTGAAAATGGTATTGATCGCGTTACCGCAGCAGCCAATCCTCGGCAATTTGAGCGCGTCCCCGCAGGTTCGATATTCGAGTTTGAGCTTGTTTACACCGTCGAAAATTCTGAACAAGCTATTGAAGATTTAAAAAATATTGCGATCGCCCTAGCAATCCTGGAAGACGATGCTTTGGGAGGTCACGGTTCTAGAGGTTACGGCAAAGTAGAATTTAAAAAATTCAATTTCTTTTACCGCGATTTGGAATATTACCGTCGAATTACCAATACTCCTAGCGATGGATCAGAGAGAGAAGAAATTCCATCTGCTAATAATATCCAAGAACTATTAGATAACTTTACCGGATTAAGCCAAAACATCCAACATCGATTATCAGGGAGCTAA
- the csm2 gene encoding type III-A CRISPR-associated protein Csm2 has product MTNQPNRPKPSNSSNIPLKSNNSISNNHQPNTSKSAALNPNIEKEMKDTISSNELSSLKEYSIKKLVEQAKDFGYYLKDNKLETNQIRKFLDAINQLKSRLVQEDNDEIKKAKDEKEKEKLRFARIQDDIIFLQVKLTWSAARQKAAQPFCNVMSEAINKIHSTEDFYRLVQLIEAIIAYHKEAENKKTTTHNRG; this is encoded by the coding sequence ATGACAAATCAACCAAACCGCCCAAAACCATCTAATTCGTCTAATATACCATTGAAGTCTAATAATTCTATTAGCAATAATCATCAACCAAATACCTCTAAATCAGCCGCTTTAAATCCAAATATTGAGAAGGAGATGAAAGATACAATCAGCAGCAATGAATTGTCATCATTAAAGGAATATTCAATTAAAAAGTTGGTGGAGCAAGCTAAGGATTTTGGTTACTACTTGAAAGACAATAAATTAGAAACAAATCAAATACGCAAATTTTTAGATGCGATAAATCAACTTAAATCAAGACTTGTTCAAGAAGATAATGATGAAATCAAGAAAGCTAAAGATGAAAAAGAAAAAGAAAAACTTCGATTTGCCAGAATTCAGGATGATATTATTTTTCTGCAAGTAAAGCTTACATGGTCAGCAGCACGTCAAAAAGCTGCTCAACCTTTTTGTAATGTTATGTCAGAGGCAATTAATAAAATACATAGTACAGAAGATTTTTATCGTTTAGTACAACTTATTGAAGCAATCATTGCTTATCACAAGGAAGCTGAAAATAAGAAGACGACAACACACAATAGGGGATAA